One Rosa chinensis cultivar Old Blush chromosome 5, RchiOBHm-V2, whole genome shotgun sequence genomic region harbors:
- the LOC112203584 gene encoding uncharacterized protein LOC112203584 encodes MVSESEDLFDIKVRRFRKRGRVEVDYKEDGTESGIDDSADEYYRPHFEDDEYGDYGWDDDWLVDMEGEFDVFGESIGPSTQVKAAVGSTVEEEFVVKDNEDMYKAVDSDEEVLGGAANSDGEIGDDFSEFNPKSDMKDPQFKLGMKFASAKILRAALRECCFLNSDRKRVRVICKAYNHPFELYASKIQHESTLMVKTYHANHTCSRVHVNSMVKAPYLTEKFVDQIKLNPDWKTESLAQTMSAGVKAKVSVQQAYRAKRAALKLLERSIMEQYARVRDYGSELKRVDPETTVDIKCDFNDASGLPVFKRMYICHGALKTGLKAGCRSVIGLDGCHLKSPHGGQLLTAVGVDANNTTWVVAYAQVEMESTDSWKWFLQLLVKDLDIEHEGAGWTFISDKQ; translated from the exons ATGGTCAGTGAAAGTGAGGATTTGTTTGACATTAAAGTGAGGCGGTTtaggaagagaggaagagtggaGGTTGATTATAAGGAGGATGGTACAGAATCTGGAATTGATGATTCTGCAGATGAATATTATAGGCCACATTTTGAGGATGATGAATATGGAGATTATGGTTGGGATGACGATTGGCTGGTAGATatggaaggtgaatttgatgTCTTTGGTGAGAGTATTGGCCCAAGTACACAAGTAAAAGCTGCTGTTGGAAGTACTGTTGAGGAAGAGTTTGTGGTCAAGGACAATGAAGATATGTATAAAGCAGTTGATTCTGATGAGGAAGTACTAGGAGGTGCAGCCAACTCTGATGGTGAGATAGGGGATGACTTTTCGGAGTTCAATCCCAAGAGTGACATGAAGGACCCACAGTTTAAGTTGGGGATGAAATTTGCATCAGCAAAAATCTTGAGAGCTGCTTTAAGGGAATGCTGCTTTTTGAATAGTGACAGAAAGAGGGTGAGAGTGATTTGCAAAGCGTACAACCACCCCTTCGAGTTGTATGCTAGCAAAATACAACATGAGTCAACCCTGATGGTGAAGACATATCATGCAAATCATACATGTTCTAGGGTTCATGTCAACTCTATGGTCAAGGCACCTTACCTAACTGAAAAGTTTGTGGATCAGATCAAGCTAAATCCTGATTGGAAAACAG AATCACTTGCACAAACGATGTCAGCGGGTGTAAAGGCAAAAGTATCCGTGCAGCAGGCCTATAGAGCTAAGAGGGCAGCCTTGAAGCTGCTTGAAAGGTCCATCATGGAGCAATATGCTAGAGTAAGGGACTATGGATCAGAACTGAAAAGAGTAGACCCTGAAACCACGGTGGACATAAAGTGTGATTTCAATGATGCTAGTGGGTTGCCTGTGTTTAAAAGGATGTACATCTGCCACGGGGCATTGAAGACTGGTCTTAAAGCTGGATGCAGATCAGTAATCGGGCTGGACGGTTGCCATTTAAAGAGTCCTCATGGTGGACAGCTCCTAACCGCAGTAGGAGTTGATGCAAATAACACCACCTGGGTAGTTGCATATGCTCAAGTTGAGATGGAGAGCACAGACTCTTGGAAATGGTTCTTACAGTTGCTAGTCAAGGACTTAGACATAGAGCATGAGGGGGCTGGATGGACCTTTATCAGTGACAAGCAGTAA